ACCTGAAAACGGAAATGCACCGGTGGATATCGCGACCGCAGCACCCTCGGAAATGCGTAAGTTGAGACCTCATGTGCAGATGGTATTTCAAGATCCGTTCGCTTCACTCAATCCCCGTATGACCGTAAGGGAAATTCTTGCAGAACCGCTGGTGGTCAACAAAATTGCGCGAGGCAAGGAACTGGAGGATCGAGTCAAGGAGCTGACGGAAATGGTCGGCTTGAAGATCCAACATCTGAACCGCTACCCCCACGCATTTTCCGGAGGACAGCGTCAGCGCATAAGTATCGCCCGAGCCATGGCTTTGTTCCCGAAGTTGATCGTTGCCGATGAACCCACTTCCGCATTGGACGTTTCCGTGCAGGCGCAAATCGTGAACCTTGCCCTTGAAATCCAGGATCGCGTAGGATTGGCGTATCTCTTCATATCCCATGACTTGGGCCTGGTGAGACATTTCAGCAAATGGATTGTGCTGATGTATGTCGGGCGAGTTGTGGAATACTCTCCTGCTGAGCCACTGTTCAACCGACCGCGCCATCCTTACACGGAAGCATTGATGTCCAATGTTCCGTCCACGAGGCCGGAACTCCTGGGAAGAAGGATTATTCTCAAAGGTGAGCCGGCCGATCCTATCAATCCGCCGCCGGGCTGTCCGTTTCATCCCAGATGTTTGTACGCTGAAGAGATGTGTACCACGACGGTTCCGTTGCTCCGGGAAATCGAACCCAACCATCTGACCGCGTGTCATTTTGCAGAATCGCTCGATCTGAGCGGTTGTGATGCTTTGGGTTGCGCGATTTAGCTCCGAATGCGTGGACGGTCGCGTCTTTACTGCAATTTTAGAAATAACTTCGGGCTATCCAGATCCATTCATTGAAAAACGGTAGCCACCGTAGACTATCGAATACTGATTTCCGGATTTATATGAATTTGATTGAGGATTAGGAGTATTGGTGGGTGCCGTGCCTCCGTGCCGGCACATCTTTATATAATCAATGAAATCGATAGAATAGGCCGGCAGGGACGCCGGCCCCTACCGTTCTTTTAAAGAACAATACGTTCAAAAGATCAGAAATTATGTCAACCGTGCAATGGAGCGTGGGATAAACGTCCGAATTGAAAATCGCTAAATGTTCTCTTCAGCGCGATCTGAAACATCAGAAGCGGTTGGGAAGTGAAGCGTTCGCTCTAAATTGCGATTGCTTCATTAGGAGGTTGGTTATACCGATAAGGTATTGAGATATTGTGATGCTCTTCAGCGAGAAAAGTTTCATAAGAATATCGAAAAAATTTCGTATTACATGATGTTGAGAGTTAACAACGACATGCAGGCTGTGGTGTAAAAGGCTTCGTAAGAACAAATTGCCAGATTTGCATGTATCGAGCCCTGAATGCGCCTGCGCACGATAGCAGATAATATTCCCACATGCGTTTGAATCTGTTGCCGTATTTCTCCTCAAGCTGAGGCCATCCCTCCTGGAATCTCCTGTTCCAGGCCAATAGTGTTTTCTCGTAATGAGGTCCGAGATTGTGGAGATCTTCAAGCACAAATAGACCCTCGGCCGCTCTGGTCACCTGCGCGATACTCGGCAATTCTCCATTGGGAAAGATGTACTTGTGCATCCACGGATCGGTATCCCTGGCAGATTCGTTTATTCCAATGGTGTGGAGCAGGAAGATTCCCCCATCCTTCAGGCAACGATGCGCGGTTTCCATATAAATTCTATAATTTTTCCGACCGACATGCTCGAACATACCTACTGATACGATCTTATCGAACACACCCTGCACTTCCCGATAATCCTGGTGCAGCACATGAACGGGAAGATTCTGGCACCATTCCCGAGCAAATCGAATCTGTTCCTGCGAAATGTTTACGCCGGTAACGGTACAACCATAGTTCTCGGCCATGTACCGGGCAAGACCACCCCACCCAAAGCCGATATCAAGAACATGATCGTTTTTGTTCAGGCTAAGTTTCTTGCAGATAAGCTCCATTTTGTGTTGCTGAGCCTCTTCCAAGTCCCCCGTTCCATTGAAGTAACCGCAGCTATATTGATTATACGAATCGAGAAAAGTGAAGAAGAGCTCATTCCCGAGGTCATAGTGTCGTTCTGCAACCTGCTTCGATCGGGAGACAGTTTGACAATTCAAAAGAAACAGTTGAATCGCAGGAACAAGCGACCGAAGCCCGCCTCTGAGATTTCGATCTGCTCTCGTGATCAGCAGACGGTGAATAAGTTCATCAACTTGAGCACAGTCCCACCACCCGTCCATGTACGATTCGCCCAGTCCCAGGCTTTTATCTCGAAATACGCGGGAATAGGTTCTGTCGTCGTGAATACGGATATCCCAAGGATTCGAGCCATTTACGACTATTCCAGATGATGAGAGCAGTTCGTCTATCACGCTTCTGTAGTCTTGCATTGTGCCCCCTCCCATTTATCTATGTGGCACCAGCCGATGTCTCAATATGTCCGTACATCCGGTTTTATGTATGCTTTGGGCGCCTCTTTTATACGAAGGAAACGTAAAGGTATTCACGTACCTCTTACAAATGTTCAACTGATGCAGTCGGTTCGTTCCTGTTTATCGGAAGGACCGTGTCCGGTACACTCGGTTCATCTATTGCCAAATGTTGAATAATAACTCTACAATAATTAGTTGGAGTACGTTATTTGTTGCCGCTCTTGCATAAAAAGATTATGATTCAATTAGAGCAAGCAATCAAGCTTTTTCAGAGTCATTGTCTCATTACAGTGCCATTGGGCCTGTGAAGACGATTGCACCGAACTCTCGGTGAGGATGGAACACTATGGCAAGAAGACGCAGACCTTTTTTCAGGAGAAAGAGACAGGAAGGTGAAGAGTACCCGGCGAGGCCGCCGCGAAAGAGGATTCAGATAGCAAAAATGAAGCAGGGGATCTTTATCCTGCCTTCCCTTTTGACTTTGACCTCGATATTCTTCAGTTTTTACAGCATTATAAATTCCATCAAAGAGCAGTTTGTGGTCGCAGCCGCGCTGATCCTTGTTGCAGGTTTCTTTGACGGCATAGACGGCAAAGTAGCTCGGCTCACGAATACAACGACGAAATTCGGCCTGGAACTGGATTCTCTCGCTGACGTGATTTCATTTGGGGTGGCCCCTGCAATACTCATGTACATGTGGGCGCTGAGTCCGACTGCACAGATAGGTTGGGTGACCGCATTCTTATTCGTATCCTGCGGTGCTTTGAGATTGGCACGATTCAACGTGCAGTCCGGAACGATAGATTCAAAGAAATTCAACGGCCTCCCCATTCCGGCTGCGGCAGTAATGCTATCCACGACAGTGCTCTTTTTTCACAAGCTCGAAATCGAACCCGAGCAATTCAGGCTTGCACTCCTGATCCTGACGCTGGTGTTGTCCTTTCTCATGGTAAGCGCGATCAAATTTCACGCGTTCAAAGAGTTCACTCTCGTCAAAGAGAACCCGTTCATGTCGACAGTGGCATTCGTGCTCCTGCTCGCCCTGATTGCAGTAGCTCCCTTTGTCGTGCCCTTCATTCTGATCTCCGGGTATGTTATTTCCGGGCCGATAATGACATTGATCTGGGTACTCAAGAGGAAACAGCAAGCGCAGGAACAAACCGATGCCCCTCAGGAAACCCAGGTGCCGGTAGAGCAACCTCGCTGAGACTAGCCCTGTGACCTGTGGTCACAAGCAGCATACACATTCGGGATCCGAAGCAACAGAATCTTTCGTGCTCGGATCCCTCATTGTAATGTTTCTTCACTCAATTCAATTGTGTCCAACCCTAGAACACAATAGCTGAATATCCGACAAAGCTGGTGCCGGGCATTATGTCGTGGCTCGTATAATAGTCCAGAAGCGTTCCGCTATGTATTCCATGGAATCCGACGGAAGCCATAACAGAAGCTATGGGGCCGGCCGAGCAAGTGTTATGCTTTTGAAATGCGTCGTCGATCACGCCTTGGACATCGCCGGTTAAAGCCTTGTCGATCAAAGACCGGTCGTTTTCTTCTCTGACCCATGTAACTGCAGAAGCCCCTGTTCCTTTAGGAGAAAAACCGTAATTCGGACCGTAGTGCGTTAGATCTGCCGAGCCGATGTAGATTGCGCTCAAACCCTTTTCATTGAGCAGATTATGGATTGATTCTGCCAAAATCGCTGCTTGCTTTGTTGCCGGAGAATGAACAGCGATCACGGGAATATGTGGAAAGAACATACGGATCATAGGAAGCTGAATTTCTACGGTATTATCAGCAAAATTTCTTCCCGCGAACACGGCATTTCCGGAAGAGACCGCCGTTTTTGCAAGATGAGAATCCAGAGGCTGCATTCCAAAGGGAGTTTCCCATTCATCGTCAGCATAGATGATCGGACTTCCCGATGGTAGATGTCCGCCGAAGAGCACGATGCGATCCGGGTGTGCCGATTCTGCAAGAGTCTTCATCACTTTTGCCGCAGCTTTGCCGGAAAAGTACCACCCTGCGTGGGGAGCTATCCCACCTTTCCACGATCCGGCCGGAGCCTTGAATCCGGTCAAGAACTCTTCTATTTCTCGACGACATTGTTCCGCACTTTCGGGATACCATCCGCTGGGCAAAGCCCTCTTTCGCGTGCTCATTTTTTCCCCCGATGCACATCCGTTAAACTCTATCCGAAACACGCGAATCAGTATAGCAGTCCAGCATTACAATCAAAGAGGAAAATCAGGTAGGAAATTCTATTTATTCGTCAGACACAATGCCAGCCACGGGAGTTCGTGAGAGCTTGATACTCGGATACAGCGAAGCGATAACACATGCTATTCCGGTCAATACGAACGTGCGGGCGAATACCCACGGGTTCACATAAATATCGATGGACCATCCAAACGATCGATAATTTATCGCGTACACGATGATAAAAGTCAGTATGATTCCGCATACAACAGAAATTAAGTAGGCGGCAAGCCCCATAATGAGCGCCTGGTATACGTTCATTTTGCTCGTTTCTCCAGGAGTGAGTCCAAGATAACCAAGCACTGCGATTTCCCGCGATCTCTCCAACAATATGGCCATAAGCGCAGTGGCTACTCCCAGCAGAGCTACCATGAGGGAGACTCCTTTAAGGGTTGCTGTGGGAGCAAAGGTTTTGTCGAAAATGACCAGCACATTTTCTTTCATCTTGGTATTGGAAACAATGGTTCGATCCAGTCCCGGAAAATCGTTGATGATCGAACGGCGCACCGGTTCCGGTGAGACTCCTGGCTTCATAAAAATCGCGACAGACTGGACTCGCGGATCTCTCCAGATCTGCTCATATACGATTCGATCTATATGCAAAGTACCCTGATCCGAAGAATAATCCCGCACCACAGATGCAATCGGAAAGGAGCGGCTCCCTTCGGGGGTTTGCAGGTCAACCGTATCTCCCGGTTTCAGGTTAAAACGAAAAGACAAAGGTTCCGAGATGAACACTGCCCCTTTCTTCAGAGCTGTCCAAGGGTCTTCTTTTCCTCTGAGAAACACAAAACGGGAATGGCGCTCCAGAACTGCTGCATCTACGATGCGCAATCGCACCGGTTTTCCCTCGAGATACACTTCGTGGGTGGAATACCGCTCCACGTCTTGAATTTGAGGATTTTTGGCGAGATCTTCCATAAGCTTTTCTGGAAGCGGATGGTCCCATTTTGTTGTCGCAGGAGAAATATACAGATCTCCCTGGAGGGAACCTTCAAGCCATGCATCCACCGAGTTCCTGAAGCTGTAGATCATCGTGTCCACGCCAACGGTCATGGACAGCGCGACCGCCAGTGCTGCCACGGAAATGCTGGTTCGGCTCAAGGAGGCTCGTATGGTCCGTGCAGCAAGGAATCCTTCCAGCGAACGGAACCCTTTTCTGAGCCACGTTCCCAGAATATGACAGAGCGGAGACAGAATGCCGGGCGTGAAGAGTGCAAACGCCAGTGTCATGGCAAACGCCGAGGCAAATCCCCAAAATATGGAAAACCGGGAAGCCCAGGCGCTCGCCAGTGATAAAAGGAAACAAAGCAATCCCAGCACGAACAGTACGCGTTTCAAGTTGTGCGCACGATCTTCTATAGACTGCCTCTTGAGTCCAAGTATGGGCGGAGTGAAAGCCACCTCCAGGGCGGGCAAACCAGTGCCGATGAGTGTAGCAAGAAAGCCCACAGCGATACCGATAAGCGCAATATGTAGCGTTAGTTCGATTTTGGCAGTTTGAATGTAAAAGTAGAGGTCGGTGATTGTAGAAGACACTTTGGCAATGCTCCACCACGCAATCGCATAACCAAAGAGTATTCCGAGGACGCTGCCGACCGCTCCCAGCAAGATGGATTCCAGCAAGAAAGCTGCGACCAGGCCGCGATTATCGGTCCCAAGTGTCAACAGTAACGACATGTCTTCTCTCCGGGACAGGACAGAAAACATACTGAAGTTATAGATCAGAAACGTTCCGACGAACAAAGCCAGAAGACTCATAGCTGCAAGATTCAGTTGGAATGAGTACAGCATTGCCGTTAATGTGGATTTTTGTGTGCTCGCATCGGTGAGTCTCAGAGCATCCGGCAAGTCTGCTCGGAATTTCTCGGCATCACCTTTCAGAATTATGTCTATGCGATCCAGGTATCCTGTTTTGCCGAACACGTCCTGAGCAGCAGAAATATCCATGATCGCAAGATTTTCTGTCAACAGACCTTCATTCGCTCCGGGAATCCTCCCCAGAATTTTGACTTTCTTCTCCAACCCGGCTGTGAGCACGGTAATTGTATTACCCTCGTGCAGGTTGAATTTGTCCATGACAGCCCCTGTCAGGTAAATTCCCGGAACAGGTCCGCTGAGGAATTCTATGAACGCGGAAGGTTCTGTCCCACCCTGAGAAGGTGTAAATGAGCGGAGTTCTCCATCCAGAAACGGATCGATCCCAAGAAAACGGATGGATTCGTCACCCGTTTCCAGGCTGGTGGCCATCACATCGATAACAGGAGAAGCCACTTGTACGGATGGATGTTTCCAAATAGAAGCAAAGAGTTTCTCGTCGACTCTGCCATATCCGGAGATGATAGAATGCGTTGCTTTCCCTCCCAGGAACTCCACGGAAGAAGCAAAAGAAGCCAGAGCGGAACTGTTGATCAACTCGACAGCCACGATGATGCCTACTCCGAGACATATTCCCATAGTACAGAGGATTGCCAGGACAGCATGGCGCCGGTAATATTTCAGGTTGAATTTCAGGAGGGTCCGGATTCCTGTTGTCATCCCTGTGATTTTTCTATCGAGATCGATTTCGATCTACTGCCGAACACTAAACTTCAGGTTCGATCGAGTTCTTTAGGAGCAGTGTTGTCTTCCTGGAGAAGCCTGCCTCTGCTCAGACGAAATTTTCTGTCCGCCATCCAGAGAGCTTCGGAGCTGTGGGTCACCATGATAAGGGTAGTTTGACGATCGCGGCAGATCTCGTATATGAGGGAGAGTATGCGGTCTCCGGTTTCAGAATCCAGATTACCCGTGGGTTCGTCAGCAAGAATCAATCGGGGTTCTTTGATGAGAGCACGCGCAATGGCTACACGTTGTTGTTCGCCTCCGGATAGTTGTTCCGGGAACTTATCCCATTGTCCGTCAAGCCCTACCGCAGAGAGTATTTCTCTGGCTTTGGATTCCTGAGATACGCCCAGGAGATCCAAAGGCAGCATCAGGTTTTCTCCCACCGTCAAAGTCGGGAACAGATTAAACGATTGAAAAATGAAACCGACATCTCTCCTGCGATACTCTGCAAGCTTTACGGTAGAAAGACCTGTGATCTCGTTGCCGTTGAAAAAGATCCTGCCCTCTGTTGGAGAATCCATTCCTCCGACAAGATTGAGAAACGTGGTCTTTCCCGATCCGCTTTTTCCCAGGAGGATGATGCGTTCCCCGTGTTCTATTCGGAGGTTCACATCCCTCAAAGGGAAGACTTCGCTACCCTCGCCGTTATGAAAACGTTTGCTTACATGTACGAGGTTCAGGAGAGATTTCATTGCCTCTCTTGAGAACAGCCGGAATTTTCACGCTATCGTGTGGAGGTCTTGGTTTTGGCAGAGGCTCTTTCGTCGGTCGTAGAGGAATAAATTCTCTGGAGTCTCTTCTGCCACCATTCACTTCGTTTTTTCCGGAATGTCATGTAATCGTTCCTCTTAGGGAGCTTATTATCATTGAAGACCAGCCATAGTCGGGTAATGGTGACATCTTCCAGGACCCAGCCAAGCTGCATACAGATAAGATCGCCTTCGGAAAGCTTCCCCATTTCCTCGTCCAACTCCGCTGCTGTCGGTTCTACTTCCCGATAAATCGCATCCCGGAATTTCGGATCTTTCATAAGCTCAACGGGGTGTTTGCGTTTCTTATCCGCCAATTCTTTTGCTGCAACTACGACTCTCATGAAGTCTCGTTTCATGAGCGGGATGCCATAGGATACGATTTTGTCGGCAACGGGTTTCAGGCCCAAAACCTTTTTCTTTTCTTCGGAAGAAAACGCGAGAGAGTAGGGAAGCGAATCGATATTTCTTTGCGCATCTCTCAGCTTATGAACCTGTTCCTCAAGGAAGAGCAGGCTGTTGAGAGGGCTTCGTTCGGCTTGTTTTTCGTAAAAATCGAGCGAAGGATGTGCACGCAAAAGAGGTTTGGTAGCGTATTGGTTCAGATCGCGTAATTCCTGCTTCAGGAATTCATCAATGATAACCTTATTTCCTTCGGCATTGACTTCGCGCGCGATCTGTTGATCCGACATATTTTTGATTGATACAGCATGAGCTCCTGAAGCTGTCATAGAAAAGAGGAAAATGGCCGTCAAAATGGAAAACGGCAGACGAGTTTGAATCGCCAGTGGTTTCTTCTCCCTTTCAGAAAAAATTCTTAATATACCAAAACTGCGCATAGCAAATCCTCATTTACTTCTTGTTGCATCAGAGAGCTTCCATTTAGGGCTCCTTCTTTCTCTTATGCTCGAAGCTCTCAATAGTAAAGTAATCCAGAATATTCTGCTTGGTGCATATATCAACACGCGAGCGACGGAACTCGATTCGAGACAGTTCATATCCACATCGTTTTTGAGACACAGCTCTTTCGAACAAGATCCCTTACTTTGCGGAGATTTTGTTTCCCAGCCATTCAGTCAATTTGTCCATGCCCTCCCCGGTCTTGGCGGAAACGGGAAAGATCTGGATAGATGGATTCATGGCCAAGACTGTCTTGCGCAATTCCTCCATGCTGAAATCAGTGTAAGGGAGAAGATCTATTTTGTTCAGAACCAGGGCATTTGATTCCGTGAACATGAGCGGGTATTTCAGCGGCTTGTCATGACCTTCCGGAATGGAAAGAATCATCACTTTAACGTCTTCTCCCAGTTTGAATTCTGCAGGACACACGAGATTACCGACGTTTTCAATAATCACCAACTGCTTTCCGTCCAGGCCGAGACTCCCGGCAGCAGAAAGGATCATGTTTGCATCAAGATGGCATGCCCCTTTTGTATTAATCTGTACCACATCTACACTGGTAGACTGCACTTTTTGAGCATCCACGTCGGAAGCAATGTCACCTTCTATAACGCCGATTTTGAACTTATCGGATAATGCTTCGATAATTCTGAGAATAAGCGATGTTTTTCCTGCTCCCGGCGATGACATGAGATTCATCACAAATACTCGAGAATTGTCGAATTTGGCTTTCAAGTTTTCCGCGAGTAAGTCGTTTGCACTGAGAATATCTTCATTAACATTCAATGTCTTTACGGGCATTTAGTGTCTCCTTTTCGAGTTCCTGCCTCTTTTTCGCTTTTTTTCTGCACCGCGAACAGCGGTTAACGTATCTTTATAACGAATGTATTCCAGATATGCACACTCGTCCGGCAACCAGTTCAGAGTTCTCACCAGATGTTCCGTCAGGCTTATACAATCCGGCTCCGCTATGTGACGGTTCTCGTACACCTTACATAAATTCGTCTTGGTGTCCAGATACTGGCAGGGCTCATCAGTGTAGCGAATTACACCACCACCCAGGTCCACTTTTTCATAGCAGCATCGGCCGCACTTGCGGCAGATCGCTTCCCAGTCTTTCCTGTCCAAATCTTCGCGCAAATCCACATGCACCTCTTGCGAAAACGTAGCATAAAATGTTGGAGATAAAAAGGGCTACCGCCAACCGCTCAAAGCCGTATAGTCTTCATAGAATCTGTTCAGGGAAGGTCCGTGACGAAAGATGATAGTCCTGGAGGTGAGCTCTGTGTATAGCAACCCCAAAACTAATGTCCGATTGAGGATAGAAGTATTGGTGGGTGCCGGCCTCCGTGCCGGCACTTTTTTAATATAATCAATAATATATATGAAATGGACCAGCAGGGACGCCGGTCCCTACTAATATCTTGTATTCGAGCGTGGGATAAGGGTCAGAATTTTGGCAATCGCTTATACTCGTATTCTCACGTATTCACGGAAAGTGAAACTTTTTCTACAAAAAGACAGTGATTGCTTGGTTCCGAGACTCTTTTGTGATATTAGGATTCCCCGGATCTCTAGACACTATATATAGTGGGTTAGCAAAAATGGGACGCGTGATTTGCGTATGCAATCAAAAAGGCGGCGTAGGGAAGACTACCACTGCGGTTAATGTGGCATCGTGTCTTGCTCTTTCCGAAAAGCGCACGCTCCTCATTGATCTGGATCCTCAGGCTAATGCTTCCAGTGGACTCGGCATACGATTGGCAAAAGGCGAGCAGTCGGTTTATCATCTGCTTCTCGGGCATGAAGATGTCGCGCACATTACGCGATCCACCGAGTTGGAATACTTGCGCATTGTGCCGTCATCTCAGGATCTTATCGGCGCGGAAGTCGAGCTTGTCGGACTTTCTTCCAGGGAACGGAAACTCAAAGAAGGCCTCGGGGATGTAAAGAACCAGTATGATTACATCTTTATTGATTGTCCGCCCTCATTGGGTTTCTTGACTCTGAATGCCCTGGTTGCCGCGGATTCGGTCCTCATTCCCATTCAATGCGAATATTATGCGTTGGAAGGGGTCAGCAACCTCCTCAATACGATAAAACGTGTTCGTTCTACGTACAACAATGCTCTGCAAATTGAAGGCTTTCTTCTGACAATGTTCGATCCCAGGAACAACCTGAGCCGGCAGGTGGTGGAAAACGTCAAGAATAATCTCAGTTCTCAGGTGTTCGAAACCATTATTCCACGCAATGTGAGGCTCTCCGAATCCCCGAGCTTCGGGAAGCCGGTTGTTCTGTACGATATTACGTCTCGGGGTGCAGTCGGTTATCTCGCTCTTTCAAAGGAGATTATGGATGCTGAAGCTCAAGGAAATACCGAAAAAGCAGCGTGCGGCTTTGGGACAGGGTCTTGATGCGCTCTTACCCGCGGACGGGCTTTTTGATGAGAAAGTTTCCGAGCGGGATATCAAGCAACTTGCCATCGACAGTCTTATTCCGAACCCCGATCAGCCCCGGAGAATGTTCGTTGAAGAATCTTTGGCGGATTTGAGTCAATCCATTAAGGAAAAAGGGGTTA
The sequence above is a segment of the Desulfomonile tiedjei DSM 6799 genome. Coding sequences within it:
- a CDS encoding ABC transporter ATP-binding protein, which translates into the protein MSVPDIDPLLQLIDLKKHFPIHKGVFRKVAAHVKAVDGVSFAVYPGETVGLVGESGCGKSTVGRMIMGAYRPTSGQILFRPENGNAPVDIATAAPSEMRKLRPHVQMVFQDPFASLNPRMTVREILAEPLVVNKIARGKELEDRVKELTEMVGLKIQHLNRYPHAFSGGQRQRISIARAMALFPKLIVADEPTSALDVSVQAQIVNLALEIQDRVGLAYLFISHDLGLVRHFSKWIVLMYVGRVVEYSPAEPLFNRPRHPYTEALMSNVPSTRPELLGRRIILKGEPADPINPPPGCPFHPRCLYAEEMCTTTVPLLREIEPNHLTACHFAESLDLSGCDALGCAI
- the cfa gene encoding cyclopropane fatty acyl phospholipid synthase, which gives rise to MQDYRSVIDELLSSSGIVVNGSNPWDIRIHDDRTYSRVFRDKSLGLGESYMDGWWDCAQVDELIHRLLITRADRNLRGGLRSLVPAIQLFLLNCQTVSRSKQVAERHYDLGNELFFTFLDSYNQYSCGYFNGTGDLEEAQQHKMELICKKLSLNKNDHVLDIGFGWGGLARYMAENYGCTVTGVNISQEQIRFAREWCQNLPVHVLHQDYREVQGVFDKIVSVGMFEHVGRKNYRIYMETAHRCLKDGGIFLLHTIGINESARDTDPWMHKYIFPNGELPSIAQVTRAAEGLFVLEDLHNLGPHYEKTLLAWNRRFQEGWPQLEEKYGNRFKRMWEYYLLSCAGAFRARYMQIWQFVLTKPFTPQPACRC
- the pssA gene encoding CDP-diacylglycerol--serine O-phosphatidyltransferase, which codes for MARRRRPFFRRKRQEGEEYPARPPRKRIQIAKMKQGIFILPSLLTLTSIFFSFYSIINSIKEQFVVAAALILVAGFFDGIDGKVARLTNTTTKFGLELDSLADVISFGVAPAILMYMWALSPTAQIGWVTAFLFVSCGALRLARFNVQSGTIDSKKFNGLPIPAAAVMLSTTVLFFHKLEIEPEQFRLALLILTLVLSFLMVSAIKFHAFKEFTLVKENPFMSTVAFVLLLALIAVAPFVVPFILISGYVISGPIMTLIWVLKRKQQAQEQTDAPQETQVPVEQPR
- the amrB gene encoding AmmeMemoRadiSam system protein B → MSTRKRALPSGWYPESAEQCRREIEEFLTGFKAPAGSWKGGIAPHAGWYFSGKAAAKVMKTLAESAHPDRIVLFGGHLPSGSPIIYADDEWETPFGMQPLDSHLAKTAVSSGNAVFAGRNFADNTVEIQLPMIRMFFPHIPVIAVHSPATKQAAILAESIHNLLNEKGLSAIYIGSADLTHYGPNYGFSPKGTGASAVTWVREENDRSLIDKALTGDVQGVIDDAFQKHNTCSAGPIASVMASVGFHGIHSGTLLDYYTSHDIMPGTSFVGYSAIVF
- a CDS encoding FtsX-like permease family protein — translated: MTTGIRTLLKFNLKYYRRHAVLAILCTMGICLGVGIIVAVELINSSALASFASSVEFLGGKATHSIISGYGRVDEKLFASIWKHPSVQVASPVIDVMATSLETGDESIRFLGIDPFLDGELRSFTPSQGGTEPSAFIEFLSGPVPGIYLTGAVMDKFNLHEGNTITVLTAGLEKKVKILGRIPGANEGLLTENLAIMDISAAQDVFGKTGYLDRIDIILKGDAEKFRADLPDALRLTDASTQKSTLTAMLYSFQLNLAAMSLLALFVGTFLIYNFSMFSVLSRREDMSLLLTLGTDNRGLVAAFLLESILLGAVGSVLGILFGYAIAWWSIAKVSSTITDLYFYIQTAKIELTLHIALIGIAVGFLATLIGTGLPALEVAFTPPILGLKRQSIEDRAHNLKRVLFVLGLLCFLLSLASAWASRFSIFWGFASAFAMTLAFALFTPGILSPLCHILGTWLRKGFRSLEGFLAARTIRASLSRTSISVAALAVALSMTVGVDTMIYSFRNSVDAWLEGSLQGDLYISPATTKWDHPLPEKLMEDLAKNPQIQDVERYSTHEVYLEGKPVRLRIVDAAVLERHSRFVFLRGKEDPWTALKKGAVFISEPLSFRFNLKPGDTVDLQTPEGSRSFPIASVVRDYSSDQGTLHIDRIVYEQIWRDPRVQSVAIFMKPGVSPEPVRRSIINDFPGLDRTIVSNTKMKENVLVIFDKTFAPTATLKGVSLMVALLGVATALMAILLERSREIAVLGYLGLTPGETSKMNVYQALIMGLAAYLISVVCGIILTFIIVYAINYRSFGWSIDIYVNPWVFARTFVLTGIACVIASLYPSIKLSRTPVAGIVSDE
- a CDS encoding ABC transporter ATP-binding protein, which encodes MKSLLNLVHVSKRFHNGEGSEVFPLRDVNLRIEHGERIILLGKSGSGKTTFLNLVGGMDSPTEGRIFFNGNEITGLSTVKLAEYRRRDVGFIFQSFNLFPTLTVGENLMLPLDLLGVSQESKAREILSAVGLDGQWDKFPEQLSGGEQQRVAIARALIKEPRLILADEPTGNLDSETGDRILSLIYEICRDRQTTLIMVTHSSEALWMADRKFRLSRGRLLQEDNTAPKELDRT
- the hypB gene encoding hydrogenase nickel incorporation protein HypB yields the protein MPVKTLNVNEDILSANDLLAENLKAKFDNSRVFVMNLMSSPGAGKTSLILRIIEALSDKFKIGVIEGDIASDVDAQKVQSTSVDVVQINTKGACHLDANMILSAAGSLGLDGKQLVIIENVGNLVCPAEFKLGEDVKVMILSIPEGHDKPLKYPLMFTESNALVLNKIDLLPYTDFSMEELRKTVLAMNPSIQIFPVSAKTGEGMDKLTEWLGNKISAK
- a CDS encoding YkgJ family cysteine cluster protein; the encoded protein is MDLREDLDRKDWEAICRKCGRCCYEKVDLGGGVIRYTDEPCQYLDTKTNLCKVYENRHIAEPDCISLTEHLVRTLNWLPDECAYLEYIRYKDTLTAVRGAEKKRKRGRNSKRRH
- a CDS encoding ParA family protein, which translates into the protein MGRVICVCNQKGGVGKTTTAVNVASCLALSEKRTLLIDLDPQANASSGLGIRLAKGEQSVYHLLLGHEDVAHITRSTELEYLRIVPSSQDLIGAEVELVGLSSRERKLKEGLGDVKNQYDYIFIDCPPSLGFLTLNALVAADSVLIPIQCEYYALEGVSNLLNTIKRVRSTYNNALQIEGFLLTMFDPRNNLSRQVVENVKNNLSSQVFETIIPRNVRLSESPSFGKPVVLYDITSRGAVGYLALSKEIMDAEAQGNTEKAACGFGTGS